The following are encoded in a window of Limibacter armeniacum genomic DNA:
- the gldB gene encoding gliding motility lipoprotein GldB, protein MRKLYFLYLLLGVMLAGTSCDTGQESDHEVPDISDIKVDVKVRRLEKEFFALKSREEVTKFLMANPAIEQRYIRNYTPFDPAKLPDLLLGSIEYTANDTLNQDVEKIFADFTPYEKQFEEAFRYVKYYFPEFKVPEIYTMVSGFGHFGYGGDVVDCGDFIVIGLDYFAGMEATYRPPETPAYQMSRYEPEYIVPTVMMLLSGRFNHVDMQDKTMLGEMIAYGKSYEFVNRTLPYIADSLVWGWTGEQTAGAFHNEGKIWKHFVENDLFYTKDRFIKNKYIGERPAVNEIDSQCPGRIGRWLGWRVVQQYMQKYPNLTLKEVMATEDAKKIFQGSRYRPPVD, encoded by the coding sequence ATGCGAAAACTTTATTTTTTGTACTTGTTGCTGGGAGTGATGCTCGCAGGAACTTCCTGTGATACAGGACAAGAAAGTGACCATGAGGTACCTGACATATCAGATATCAAAGTGGATGTGAAAGTGCGCAGACTGGAGAAAGAGTTTTTTGCACTTAAGAGCAGAGAAGAAGTAACTAAGTTCCTGATGGCTAATCCTGCAATTGAACAACGCTATATCAGAAACTATACACCCTTTGATCCTGCAAAATTACCTGATCTATTGTTGGGAAGCATTGAGTATACAGCCAATGATACATTGAATCAGGATGTGGAAAAGATTTTTGCAGATTTCACCCCATATGAAAAGCAATTTGAGGAAGCTTTCCGTTATGTGAAGTATTACTTTCCTGAGTTTAAAGTGCCAGAGATATACACTATGGTGTCAGGTTTTGGACATTTCGGTTATGGTGGAGATGTTGTAGACTGTGGTGATTTTATCGTGATAGGTCTTGATTATTTTGCAGGAATGGAAGCCACTTACAGACCACCTGAAACACCTGCTTATCAAATGTCACGTTATGAGCCTGAATATATCGTACCAACTGTCATGATGTTGCTTTCAGGGAGGTTCAACCATGTTGATATGCAGGACAAAACAATGCTAGGTGAAATGATTGCCTATGGCAAGTCCTATGAGTTTGTCAACAGAACTTTGCCTTATATTGCGGATAGCCTTGTATGGGGGTGGACAGGAGAACAAACTGCTGGAGCTTTCCATAATGAAGGGAAGATTTGGAAACATTTTGTGGAAAATGACCTTTTCTATACAAAAGATCGCTTTATCAAGAACAAGTATATAGGTGAACGACCTGCTGTCAATGAAATTGACTCCCAGTGTCCAGGAAGAATCGGACGTTGGCTTGGTTGGCGAGTGGTACAGCAGTATATGCAGAAGTACCCAAACTTGACTTTGAAAGAAGTGATGGCGACAGAAGATGCCAAGAAGATATTTCAGGGGTCTCGCTATAGGCCTCCAGTGGACTAG